GGAGGTTGCCACACGCCTGAGCCAGCTCCAAAACCCTCCGGCGATTATTTTCTGTACTGCCTACGACAGCTATGCCATCCAGGCCTTCGACGTTCAGGCCGCAGCCTATCTGTTGAAGCCCGTTCGCAAAAGCGCGCTTGAAGAAGCTCTGGCGCGGGCCGGCAGGGTGAATCGCGTGCAGTTACGGGCACTGTCAGGCATGAGCTCAGCCAATACCGCGATCCCTCCGCAACCGCCTGAAGCGCAAATGCCGGTTCGTACTCACAGGGGTACCGAGCTCATAGATATAGCCGGGATCCACTATTGTCAGGCCGATCAGAAATACGTGACTATCCATCACACCCGTGGCGAAACCGTTTCCGACTACACACTGAAAGATCTGGAAAATGCCTACCCGAACCATCTGCTCCGGATTCATCGCAACACGCTGGTGGGAGTGCGCTTTATCCAGGCCTTGAAGCGCACGCCGGAGGGTCATAACCTGGTACTGCTCCGGGACGGCCTGGGAGAACTCCATGTAAGTCGCCGGCATGCCAGCTGCGTACGTCAGTGGCTGCAAGGGCAGCAACCTGGCCAGTCCCCTTTGTAAAGCGGCCCCACGGGACTTTTATGGCGCCACAAGGTAATCTTGGCGAACATTTTCAGAACTGACAGTGAGCATCATGTCCAAACGAACCCTTCGTGTCGCAACCCGCAGCAGCGCTCTGGCTCTATGGCAGGCAGAATTCATCAAGGCCGAACTGGAACGACTCCATGAAAACGTGGTTGTGGAGCTGGTCAAAATCAAAACCCAGGGAGACAAGATCCTCGACGTCCCTCTCGCCAAAATCGGCGGTAAAGGTCTGTTTGTAAAAGAGCTGGAAGAAGCCATGCTCGACGGCCGGGCGGATCTTGCCGTGCACTCCATGAAAGATGTCCCCATGGCCTTTCCCGAAGGGCTGGGCCTGGTTGCCATCTGTGAGCGGGAAGACCCGACAGATGCATTCGTCAGCAACCATTACGATAATGTGGACGCTCTTCCCCAGGGGGCTGTAGTCGGAACCGCCAGCCTGCGCCGGGAATCACAGCTCAGATCTTACCGGCCGGATCTGGAAATCAGGGTTCTGCGCGGCAATGTAAACACCCGCCTCGCCAAACTCGACGCCGGTGATTACGATGCGATCGTGCTGGCGAGCTCTGGCCTCAAGCGTCTGGGATTTGACGACCGAATCCGTTACTCCATGCCTGATACCGTGTCTCTGCCAGCTGTTGGCCA
This sequence is a window from Marinobacter sp. ANT_B65. Protein-coding genes within it:
- the hemC gene encoding hydroxymethylbilane synthase — translated: MSKRTLRVATRSSALALWQAEFIKAELERLHENVVVELVKIKTQGDKILDVPLAKIGGKGLFVKELEEAMLDGRADLAVHSMKDVPMAFPEGLGLVAICEREDPTDAFVSNHYDNVDALPQGAVVGTASLRRESQLRSYRPDLEIRVLRGNVNTRLAKLDAGDYDAIVLASSGLKRLGFDDRIRYSMPDTVSLPAVGQGALGIECRLDDNELLAMLEPLNHADTADRVKAERALNRRLEGGCQVPIAAYALLEDDDTLWLRGLVGAVDGTRIFRVEGRAPRAEGERLGRELAEDLLALGADKVLAEIYGHTPL
- a CDS encoding LytR/AlgR family response regulator transcription factor → MKKQKILIADDEPLARERLRRLVESLPEYQVCGEAGDGDATLARVAELQPDILLLDIRMPGIDGMEVATRLSQLQNPPAIIFCTAYDSYAIQAFDVQAAAYLLKPVRKSALEEALARAGRVNRVQLRALSGMSSANTAIPPQPPEAQMPVRTHRGTELIDIAGIHYCQADQKYVTIHHTRGETVSDYTLKDLENAYPNHLLRIHRNTLVGVRFIQALKRTPEGHNLVLLRDGLGELHVSRRHASCVRQWLQGQQPGQSPL